The sequence below is a genomic window from Providencia rettgeri.
GGAACGGGGTTTGGATAAACACCCGCAGCAATCAAACCTGCAACGTGAGCCATATCAACAAACAGGTAAGCACCAATACCGTCTGCGATTTCACGCATTTTTGCCCAATCAACCACACCTGAGTACGCAGAGAAACCACCGATAATCATTTTTGGTTTGTGTTTTTCCGCTTGCGCTTTGATATCGTCGTAGTCAATTTTACCGCTTTCATCAATACCATAAGGTACGATGTTATACAGTTTACCAGAGAAGTTAACTGGTGAACCGTGGGTTAAGTGGCCACCATGTGCAAGGTTCATCCCCAGAACGGTGTCGCCTGGTTGTAATAACGCCATGTAAACTGCGGCGTTAGCTTGTGAACCTGAGTGTGGTTGTACGTTTGCGTAGTCAGCACCAAATAGCGCTTTTGCACGGTCAATCGCTAATTGCTCGACCACATCAACATGCTCACAACCACCATAGTAGCGTTTACCTGGATAGCCTTCTGCATATTTATTGGTTAGCTGAGAACCTTGAGCCTCCATGACTCGTGGACTGGTATAGTTTTCAGAAGCAATTAATTCAATATGTTCTTCTTGACGTTGTACTTCTTGCTCCATTGCTTCCCATAATTTTGGATCGTAGTCAGCAATATTCATTTCACGCTTTAACATTCGCTTCTCCTGCCTCAGCAATTCAATAGGTTGAAAATCGATTCATCGCAATGACACACAGTGTAAACTCTTTTTCACTCTTGAGATAGCCCTAAAGAAAAAATATACGCAAACGATTGCATTAATTTTTTTCACTTCATTTGCTTCTGAAGGCTTCATTATAAAATAGCCCAAATTTTAATTTTTGACGGACAAACCTCCAGATTTGTAATCCCCTTCTCATTATGTGCCTAAATTCACCCTATTTTCCCGGTTTGAGTCTTTACATAAACCCTTAAATACTATAAGTTGTATTTAAAATGCATCTTTATAAATCGCCTTCATGGATCTCAAAAAATAGAGGTTAACTGAGATGAAATAATATTATCTCACTGATGTACAAAGAGATATTTTTGATATTACAAAAATAGCTCTTTACCTTAACGATAACGAGAACATGAAAATAATTCAGGAGCACCTGTATGCTAGATAGCCAAACTATCGCCATTGTTAAATCCACCATTCCTGCCATTGCTGAAACTGGGCCAAAACTGACCGCGCATTTTTATGATCGGATGTTTAAACAGCATCCTGAGTTAAAAGATATTTTTAACATGACTCACCAAATGAATGGGGACCAACGTGAAGCCCTTTTCAATGCTATCTGCGCATATGCTGTGCATATTGAAACACCTGAAGCGCTTATTTCAGCTGTCGAAAAAATCGCACAAAAACATGTCAGTTTGAATATAAAACCTGAGCACTACCCAATTGTCGGGGAAAACTTGCTTGCAGCCATTGATGAACTCCTTAATCCCGGCCAAGAAGTTCTTGATGCATGGGGAAAAGCTTACGGTGTTTTAGCTGATATTTTTATTGGTAGAGAGGCTGCAATTTACCAAGAAAATGCAAATAAAGATGGG
It includes:
- the glyA gene encoding serine hydroxymethyltransferase, whose amino-acid sequence is MLKREMNIADYDPKLWEAMEQEVQRQEEHIELIASENYTSPRVMEAQGSQLTNKYAEGYPGKRYYGGCEHVDVVEQLAIDRAKALFGADYANVQPHSGSQANAAVYMALLQPGDTVLGMNLAHGGHLTHGSPVNFSGKLYNIVPYGIDESGKIDYDDIKAQAEKHKPKMIIGGFSAYSGVVDWAKMREIADGIGAYLFVDMAHVAGLIAAGVYPNPVPHAHVVTTTTHKTLAGPRGGLILAKGGDEELYKKINSAVFPGSQGGPLMHVIAGKAVALKEAMEPEFKAYQQQVAKNAKAMVDVFQKRGYKVVSGGTENHLFLVDLVDKDITGKDADAALGRANITVNKNSVPNDPKSPFVTSGVRIGSPAITRRGFKEAEAGELAGWMCDILDNLNDEATIESVKQKVLAICKKHPVYA